A window of the Chloroflexus sp. Y-396-1 genome harbors these coding sequences:
- the thpR gene encoding RNA 2',3'-cyclic phosphodiesterase: MNQPSLGTEPTLRLFIALDLPQIVRQELHNIQRRLYAHNRAVRWSDPAGMHLTLHFLGETPERFVAPLLAGLHAITVSPLRLRLNQVGCFPTNGSLRVVWAGLDGDLDGLASLHRAVGRVIESVGLAVDQRPFTPHITLARARANATPTELRSLRATLATMKPNSLEWQTERPILFRSQLTARGAIYTALG; the protein is encoded by the coding sequence ATGAACCAACCCTCTCTTGGTACTGAGCCAACGCTGCGACTATTTATCGCTCTCGATCTACCGCAAATTGTGCGTCAAGAATTGCATAATATTCAAAGGCGCTTATATGCCCACAATCGAGCAGTGCGCTGGAGTGACCCGGCCGGCATGCATTTAACCCTCCATTTTCTCGGTGAAACTCCAGAACGGTTTGTCGCTCCACTCCTAGCCGGTCTGCATGCGATCACGGTATCACCACTACGCTTGCGCCTCAATCAGGTGGGTTGTTTTCCAACGAACGGCTCGTTGCGTGTTGTTTGGGCTGGTCTCGATGGTGACCTGGATGGTCTGGCCTCCTTACACCGGGCTGTCGGTCGCGTCATCGAGTCGGTAGGGTTAGCAGTTGATCAGCGCCCCTTTACACCACATATTACCCTCGCCCGTGCTCGTGCGAACGCAACACCGACTGAGCTTCGTTCGTTGCGGGCAACTCTGGCAACGATGAAACCGAACTCTCTTGAATGGCAGACCGAGCGACCAATCCTGTTCCGCAGTCAACTGACAGCTCGCGGCGCAATCTATACAGCGCTAGGGTAA
- a CDS encoding vitamin K epoxide reductase family protein, whose product MTLRRICLTLISVPLLFGILLVPVRAQDAIAHAVLFYSPACPHCHVVLSEVLPPLQARYADRLQILTIDVSTPDGLALYETAMRVFQIPAHRQGVPALFFSQTHLVGSVEIPRYLPTLIEDALAAGGNGWPAIPGLEALTASFDDHATVPTQPTTAPFSRDPLANTVALFVLTGMVVVTFIAIRRLRWPFDQPLPATSVRFIPIFAVVGLVLASYLAFIETHQQSAVCGPIGDCNLVHQSPYARIVGIPVGVLGVIGYLAILGVWIIDRVGSIRLARQMLVVMVLGGTFFSLYLTFLEPFVIGATCLWCLLSAITMTALLWMVAAPVIQPPLRGRRSPAAARR is encoded by the coding sequence ATGACCCTGCGACGCATATGCTTGACGCTCATCAGTGTACCGTTGCTGTTCGGAATCTTGCTCGTGCCAGTACGCGCCCAAGATGCGATAGCGCATGCCGTTCTGTTTTATTCACCAGCATGCCCACATTGTCACGTTGTTCTGAGTGAGGTGTTGCCACCGCTGCAGGCACGCTATGCGGATCGGCTACAAATCTTGACCATCGATGTTTCAACGCCCGACGGATTAGCGCTGTACGAAACGGCAATGAGGGTGTTTCAAATACCCGCTCATCGTCAGGGGGTGCCGGCCCTCTTCTTCAGTCAGACCCATCTAGTTGGCAGCGTAGAAATCCCTAGGTATTTACCCACTTTAATCGAGGATGCATTAGCAGCCGGTGGGAACGGGTGGCCAGCTATTCCTGGTTTAGAGGCACTGACCGCATCGTTCGACGATCACGCAACAGTGCCAACTCAACCTACCACAGCGCCGTTTAGTCGCGATCCGCTGGCGAATACGGTTGCTCTGTTCGTGCTGACCGGTATGGTCGTTGTTACCTTTATCGCAATCCGTCGTCTGCGCTGGCCGTTTGACCAGCCGCTACCGGCAACCAGCGTTCGCTTCATTCCAATCTTCGCTGTCGTTGGTCTTGTGTTAGCCAGTTACCTGGCCTTCATTGAGACACATCAGCAGAGTGCGGTATGTGGTCCTATCGGTGATTGTAATCTGGTACACCAGAGTCCCTACGCCCGTATTGTGGGGATTCCGGTTGGCGTATTGGGTGTGATAGGCTATCTGGCGATCCTCGGCGTATGGATTATCGACCGCGTTGGCAGCATACGGCTTGCTCGCCAAATGTTAGTGGTGATGGTGTTAGGAGGAACGTTTTTCTCGCTGTATCTCACCTTCCTTGAGCCATTTGTGATTGGGGCGACATGTCTGTGGTGTTTGCTCTCGGCAATAACGATGACTGCGCTTTTGTGGATGGTTGCGGCGCCGGTGATACAACCGCCACTGCGGGGACGGCGATCACCGGCAGCGGCAAGACGGTAG